The DNA segment GACGGCGGCAGCCAAGCCGGCGGGACCTGCACCGATGATAACCAGGTCACGAATATGCGCCTGGTCAAAGATTTCGTTAAATCCAAGGCAATCCGCAACCTGCTGGTTAGTGGGGTTCTTTAGCACGATTTGACCCCTGCAAATCATTACAGGAACATCGGTAGTTTCGATTTTGAAACTATCCAGCAGCTGCTGGACGTCGGGGCTGCCTTCCAGGTCAATGTAAGAATAAGGGTGCCCGTTACGTGTCAAGAATTCTTTGATTCTGAGTGTTCCTGCAGAGTGCGTCGAGCCAACAAGCACGACGTCCCCCATACCCGCAGCTACTAACTCGACCCTGCGGAGAATAAACGCTCTTATCAGTATCTCTCCTATTTCCATATCATTCTGCATCAGGGAAATCATCTGAAGTCGGCCAAGTTTGACAAGTTCGCCCGCTTTCGTGGCACGCATTCTTACCATGGTCGGGCGACCTGAAAGGTTGTTGACCTCCCCCGTGAATTCACCGGGCCCATGAATAGTAATGAGCGTTTCTGAACCTAATGAAGGTCTCAGGATTTCCAATTCTCCTGAGACAATCACAAAGAATGGGATGTCCCTGTCACCCTGCTCGACGAGTACTTCGCCAGGCTGCATCGCATACACGCTCCCTTGGGTTTTGATGCGATCAATTTGTGCTGCAGTCAGCTTTGGAAATATCCTGTCAAGCCGAGATTTGTTAAGAGGAAGTCCTCTGCGAGCATCGCTCATTCAACCCGTCTCCCGTGCATCCGGGCTTGCACAGCCATCAGTGTGGCATTGCATTATAGTCGCATAAACCTTCGGACAGGTGGCTTTTAAGAAGTGTGAAAATCGAATTTGATATCATGGTAATGTAAAATGGCATGACAATAGAACAGGCGAGTCAAGCGTAGTGAACTGTATTATTCAGCTTCAGTTATGATGTGGAGGATTCCCGCACTGCAGACAGCCCTTCTTCTGTTATGCTCCATAATCTGTAATCATCATGCGGAGGACGAGGTTGTCCTTCTTTAACCAACCTTCGCCATTCCAGTTTATTCGTATTCTCTTGCCAGAGTAACTGAAAGCCCACTCCGAGAGATTATTTCCGTTTCAAGGACGTCCTTCTTGACATTATTTCGGGACAGCTCGGCTACTATACCGAGAATTTCGTGGCTTACTTCGTCAGGACCGGCCATCGTTAAACCGCGAGGACTATGCTATTAAGAATTGTCTTTGCGTGACCATTATCCTGTTAACGCAATTGAATCACAAAACGTAACAAGCCTCAAGCCGTGTCCCTTCGACTTGAGTGACGCACTTGAAGACCCACTAGTGCTAAATACGTGAACCACGCACTAGAAGTGAAATCTGCTCTGACGGATATTCCTAACCCACAAAACCATACTGAGGTTGACAATGCAATTGGCCCGGTCACAGTAATCGTCACGCGGAGAGCAAGGGTGGGAAAAAACAATGAATTTGAACAGTGGATGGATGGAATCCTCCATGCAGCAATGAAATTTGAAGGCCATATGGGAGTAAACGTTATTCGCCCAACTACACCCAGCCGAGATTATACCATAATCTTTCGATTCGACACCTATTCCAATTTAACCAGGTGGGAAAATTCTGAAATCAGACAGGTGTGGCTCAAGAAAAGTTTAGAGATAACAGAAGGCGAGCCAGTGGTTGAGAAGCAAACTGGGCTGGAATTCTGGTTTACGCCAAAAGAGCTTGTCAAGGATGGCCAGCTGATTCAGCGACCAACAATCCCGCCAAGATACAAAATGGCGATCGTAACAGGCGCATTTGTATTTCTACTTCTTATCAGTATCGCTCAGGCACTGAGGCAAACTTTAGGATCAGTATTGCCATCAATTCTTGTCACTTTGATTTCCGTAATAGTCATGGTTATACTCATGACGTACGTAATAATGCCGTCAGCTACCAAGCTTTTGAGGCCTTGGCTCTACAAGGACAAGCCTTTCTGAACAATTAACTCCAAGGTAGGCCCAGCTTTTCGGAGGACAATAGGTGTCACCAGTTTATCCACAAAAAAGTGCCAACTTGAAAATCGCATGTCTCTGGGGACTTAGAGACACCCGCGCTTTCGCGGATGAATGTCGACAGATCAGAACAATCTAGTACGCGGCACCATGCGCGCGATCTGCGCCCGAGAAAAGTTGCCTCGCACACAGGTATTTTGCATCTTTCGAGCTAATCTAGAGCGACGATCCCGTTTCAAACTTTCCGATGTTCAACGACGTGGTTGGCGAATTTGAAGTCTAATTGCCTTCGCCTTGTCCCGTACGATGGCCGGAGCAACTACTCAAGATAATTTTATGAAGCTCGCTTTCTGGGTCTGACACTCCTATACCCTTGCGACCAATCCATACCCTTGGTCTTCTTACCAGCTGACAAGTCAAAATGCAATGCTTTAATCCCGCAGTATTAGCTGTCTGCATCAGACAATGAAATTTGCCATGCTGGGAGCAATTTCCTGCGCCCTTGCCGCGCTTGTTATCATCGCCATTCCAGTGCCAAACGCACGCGCAGGAAGCCTGGACATTAGTGATATCAATCTGAATGGAAACAAGACCAGCGCTCCAGTGGTGCAGTCTCCCGCTGCAATGACAACCACTGCGAGAAATATCCAAGTCAGGCTGTCATGGCCCCAGCCAATCAACTCGATCAGCAATCAGACCACCACATTTTCAATCGAGTTTTGGAACGCCAGTACAAACCAGAGGTTAAATTCAGTTGCCTATTCGGTTCACATGGCACTCAATGGCACAAGCATAGGCCACGTTCGTAACCTTACAACGGCTGGCGGAGTCGGAACTGTCGTGCAAAAGTTCAACTGCTCCGGGACGCTGAGCGTGTTTGTTGACATCCAGAAAGCCGGGGCGTTGCCGGTAAACCAGACGGTTCAGTTCAACATTGCCGTAACACCCGAATTGCCAGCGGCTACGCTTGTCCTCACAGCGTCGTTATCTGCCCTGATAGCGATTTTGCTGGCCAGGCGACGGCTTGTGCATCCATCGCGGCAGGTCGGCTACCCGAGGACTATTATTCAAGGCGCAGGCAGTATTCCGGAGAAATACTATTGCGACTGCAGAGCCTGTACAGGCCGGCAAGGAGCTGTTTAGATCAAGGCTTGCACCGGGCGATTGTACTTCTCTTGTGACTCGTATCGAGAAAAAGGGCCTGCCGGTGACAGATTTGGCCACCGCAGCCGGCAAGCCCTGCCTTGCTGCGCTCTTTAAAGCGCAAAAACGACTGCAGAGAACTTGATTATAACTATAGTAGAGGAGGCTGCGGCCAAAACTTCGGAGGCCGAGGTCGAGGCATGGCTGAAATGTATTTTAGTGGAGCGTAGGTAATCACCTAACATGGAGCGCCTTGCGAAGATGACCGAGCAGGAAAAAGCAGCACGTCAGAAGCGCATGCTGCAGGAAGGCCTCGCCATAATAATAGAAGACCGAGAGTTTCTAGAAGAGCTGGGCAGGCTCTAACGTTTTCGTGCTTATTTGAGCCGATTTTTGTCAGTGACCTTGTCCACGAGGTCCAGTATATTGCCGAGCCATTCAGAGAGGCCTACTTAAGACAGGGTGGGCTGGTAGACAGGCAGAAGCCTCATGGTGTCGATGCTGTCGCCCCCTCTCCCCCCAAGTGCCAGCTATGCTATAAGGTGGGCATTTCAGCTCGCCTCGATGCAATGCATCCTTTATTGCAACTGGGTTGGACGCAAAGCTGCGAATTTTGGTGAAGGCTGGAAATACTGCTCTCTATGCTGTACTTACTTTAACCAGAAAGGCGTCCGGTGTCCTTGCTGTGGACGGACTCTAAGAGATGCCAGTTATCCTCGCTGCGAGAAATGCGGCAGGAAGCTCAAAGCGGGCGTTTGCTATTTCTGTAAAGAAAAGTGAAAAAACGGAGACTACAGGTCTCGCTTTAGATCCTTAGCTGCGTCGCCTGCCTTTATCTTGGCTCTGTTCAGTGTTTCAGAGCTAGGCTTGCCTTCAGCGTGATCCTTGGCAGTCTCTGCCTTTGCCCTGACATTCTGTTCCAAGTTTTTCAGGTCCTTTTTGATGTCTGTCATTATATTACTGATAAACTTGATTGCTTAAGACGGCTTCACAATACATTGAAAGGCCAGGGGAGACGCCACTCAAAGACAAGAGTGATTGGCGCTGGTGGGAAGTAGGGCGAGCTCCGCCTGGCCCGATGTAGCTCTTGCAGCTTGTCACATAACACATTGAATAGTATCACGCCGTCCGTACGTAGCATTCGCTTTGCTGTGGTTGAGGTGACGATAGTGAACTGCAGGATAGATAACACTTCCAAAAATGAAATTTGTCTGCTCACTCTTATAGAAGATTCTTGCTTTACACCGTATGGCTACCCAGAGCGTAAAGCGCAAACTTGAAGAGATGTTTGAGGAGAACAATGAGATTCTTCGGCAGAACACCGCCATACTCAAAGAGAATCAGGCAATCATGAAAGAGAACAACCGACTTATGGCAAACGTAGACGAGAAACTGCGAAAGATAATAATCAACACTTCAAGCCGATAATTAGACAGGCGCTAGTATTCTGTGTCCTCCCGCTCAGTCGAGCGTTTCTGAAAGACACCCCTTACCGTCGCATTTGCAACATGCAAGATGAGCCGATAAACGAAAGGGCACTGTCCAATAAGTAACCCGCTACCTAGGGATATAGGACAGAACCTTGGCAATGCCTACGCATGCAATTTCATAGACATAAACTGTATGCTGAGCCAACAATGGTAAAGCCCTCTCTTCTTTTATCTTTGAGGTTTACTGCATCTGCACCCAAACATCTGACAAGATACGATGCCGCCCCAATGAAGAACTCTATCCGAGAATGCCTCTACCGAATGATCACAGTCTGAGCGCAACATTGCGCTAGGCGTCTGCAGTTCACATTATTCAATGCTTGCATCTGAGAAGCAGCCTTTGCAATGGCTGCCTAAATCCATAAGGTGTCCGTGCTCTAATCAGTTGCTCAGGAATGCAAGTCCTCAAACTGTCGAAGCTGGCAAAAACTTACTGCCGAGGATAAAAGGAAGCAGCACTGTAGTAATACACGCGCATAATGGCGCGACTTAAAGACTCGGTTCACACAAAGGTGGGTAACGGTTGTTTGGCTTGGTAACTTGCCATAAGGAGCCCTCAACTCCTGTATTCCGGCCATGTGCCTGCCTTTTTGGATATTTCAGTCGAGAAATAATAAACGCCCCGCGACCTGTATCCTCTTTGTGACATTCCCAGTCGATGAAGAGCAAACACTTGAAGCCATACATTGCACAAGTATAGATTTGCCTCATGCTTTCACTCGTCTCATAGTTTCATAATCATCTTGGAATGAAAAGCCATCTAATGAAACGCTCGCTGTCGGAAAAGAGACTTGTTCCGTCAGCATACGATGAATCGTCAGTATTAGGCTTCTGCCCGTCGCTCATCGGCCCTCCTTTTCTTTTTCTAAATAGCTAACCTATTCATTGTATGAGTGCGAAGCTCACAGAACGTGCTCCACTTGTTGGACCTATGTCGTTTCAAGCCGGCGTGTTTGTTCTAACTTTTAACCTTGCTCGGTAACGGCAACTTTGACCCGCAATCAACGCAGTGCAATTCGTGCCTAAAGTCGTCTGGTACAGTTTCAGTTCGCCCGCAATTGGGGCAATGCAACTTCATGAATATTGCGAACAGCGAATATTGGCTTAATTCTAGTATCGTCTAAGACGAACTAAACTTGGCGTAAAGGCTGCTGTACATTGTTGCCAGCAATTTGTGCTGACTCGCAACAATGGGCTGTTTTTCGACTTTGGCGCGCTCTTGGTGGTATTGGGCATTGCTTAGGACGGCGGTCTTGCGGCTATCGATTAGCTTTTGTAATATCTGCTCGTCAGTCATGTCATAGTTTGCTTGAATAATTGCGATAAGGTATTTCTCAAAGGTCGCCTGTAATTGGGCGTGTAGGTCAGCGGCTTGCTGCATAAGCGCTGCTTGATTCTTTGGCGAATTGTCTAGCTTCTTGTTCAAGTCTGCCATTGCCATTGCAGACAACCACCTAATAAGACAATCGACAAATTTCTAGAGCATGCATACCCTTTGCTTTGGCAGTTATTTGCCCTGTTAAATGCGTAATGGGCAGCCAGTAAACAAACACTAAGTAAATTTCGATGTCCAAAACTAATACCCTAACCAAGTACGCAGGTTAGGCCGGCGGGTTTATTGCTTTACAAAATGTGATTGAATGTGGCTTGCTATTTTCTCTATCGACATTGGCTTTTTCAAAAAGCAATGCGTCTTTAGCGACGGCAATACCGCCTTTGCCTCGGTTTCGAAAATTTCAAAACCAGTCAAAAAGCATACTTGCAAGTTTTCATTTTTTTGCCATAATTCGCGGGCTAGCTGAAAGCCATTTAATTCAGGCATGCGAATATCAAGAATTGCAATGTCGTACCTGGTGGGATCGCATTTGGCTGCCTGCAGCGATTCGTTAAAAGTG comes from the Nitrososphaera sp. genome and includes:
- a CDS encoding antibiotic biosynthesis monooxygenase; translated protein: MNHALEVKSALTDIPNPQNHTEVDNAIGPVTVIVTRRARVGKNNEFEQWMDGILHAAMKFEGHMGVNVIRPTTPSRDYTIIFRFDTYSNLTRWENSEIRQVWLKKSLEITEGEPVVEKQTGLEFWFTPKELVKDGQLIQRPTIPPRYKMAIVTGAFVFLLLISIAQALRQTLGSVLPSILVTLISVIVMVILMTYVIMPSATKLLRPWLYKDKPF
- a CDS encoding response regulator, which encodes MQTTASGLSVLLVDDEPDITLSMSKGLTARGYKIDTFNESLQAAKCDPTRYDIAILDIRMPELNGFQLARELWQKNENLQVCFLTGFEIFETEAKAVLPSLKTHCFLKKPMSIEKIASHIQSHFVKQ